The following coding sequences are from one Electrophorus electricus isolate fEleEle1 chromosome 22, fEleEle1.pri, whole genome shotgun sequence window:
- the LOC113568823 gene encoding cytochrome P450 2B4-like isoform X1, whose protein sequence is MQSLLRYVDWVSAGLALLVLLLSLLLLEIFRLDSSRSRTPPGPTPLPFVGNVIQATRDPMTCFRSLNQYGNMSTVYLGRKPIIVLNSIEVMKEAYIHKGNVFSGRPFMPLMDWLTHGYGILMVTYGKVWKEQRRFVLHTLRNFGLGKKSVEERVKEEAQYLVQELQQHEGNPFYPIHPIMNAVSNIICSIVFGDRFDYNNKRFAQLLELLNENIRLAGEPAAQIFNLFPFIKHFPGPHQKIHRNASALIEFVQESVVEHRNTLDPENLRDFIDAYLVEMNKHKSTDNATFHEENLIMTTLDLFFAGTDTTATTLRWGLIFMMDNPNVQERCHEEIVRVLGYDRAPSMDDRSRLPYTYATVHEIQRLGNIVPLGVVHETTQPTQLRGYNIAKGTMIMTNLTAVFTDKEYWKHPETFNPENFLDEEGQFCKQEHFIPFSLGPRVCLGESLARTELFLFFTSLIQHLQFSWPPGVPRPNMDGNMGMIRTPYPFNTCCRSRVPTH, encoded by the exons ATGCAGTCTTTACTCAGATATGTGGACTGGGTCTCTGCTGGCCTAGCACTGCTGGTGCTCCTGCTCTCCCTGCTCCTGTTGGAGATATTCAGGTTGGACTCCTCCAGGAGTCGCACTCCTCCAGGACCCACCCCACTGCCCTTTGTGGGAAATGTGATCCAGGCCACGAGGGACCCGATGACCTGCTTCAGATCG CTGAACCAATATGGAAACATGAGTACCGTGTACTTGGGCAGAAAGCCAATCATTGTGCTGAACAGCATAGAGGTCATGAAGGAAGCATACATTCACAAAGGCAATGTGTTTTCCGGAAGGCCGTTCATGCCTTTAATGGATTGGCTCACCCACGGGTACG GTATCTTGATGGTCACGTACGGGAAAGTGTGGAAAGAGCAGCGACGCTTTGTGCTGCACACGCTGCGCAATTTCGGTCTGGGGAAGAAGTCTGTGGAGGAGCGTGTGAAAGAGGAAGCACAATACCTCGTCCAAGAGCTCCAGCAGCACGAGG GGAACCCTTTTTACCCCATCCACCCCATTATGAACGCTGTTTCCAACATCATCTGCTCCATCGTATTTGGAGACCGTTTTGACTACAACAACAAGCGCTTTGCTCAGCTGCTGGAACTCCTGAATGAAAACATTCGACTTGCTGGTGAACCTGCAGCACAG ATCTTCAACCTGTTCCCCTTCATAAAACACTTCCCAGGGCCACACCAGAAGATCCACCGCAATGCCAGTGCCTTAATAGAGTTCGTCCAGGAGTCCGTGGTGGAGCACAGGAACACTCTGGATCCAGAAAATCTGCGGGACTTCATCGATGCCTACCTGGTGGAAATGAACAAG CACAAATCTACGGATAACGCCACGTTCCATGAGGAGAACTTGATTATGACCACATTAGACCTCTTCTTTGCTGGTACTGACACTACGGCGACCACTCTCCGCTGGGGTCTCATTTTCATGATGGACAACCCCAACGTCCAAG AGCGCTGTCATGAGGAGATCGTTCGTGTGCTGGGCTATGACCGTGCTCCCAGCATGGACGACCGTTCACGTCTCCCGTACACCTACGCCACCGTCCATGAGATCCAGCGCCTTGGCAACATTGTGCCCCTCGGCGTGGTGCACGAGACAACGCAGCCCACCCAGCTACGGGGATACAACATTGCCAAG ggaacaaTGATCATGACTAACCTCACTGCAGTCTTCACTGACAAAGAGTACTGGAAGCACCCAGAAACATTCAACCCAGAGAACTTTCTGGATGAGGAAGGGCAGTTCTGCAAACAAGAACACTTCATCCCATTTTCTCTGG GTCCGAGGGTGTGTCTCGGTGAATCTCTGGCGAGGACAgagctcttcctcttcttcacctCTCTGATTCAGCACCTGCAGTTCTCCTGGCCCCCAGGAGTTCCACGTCCCAACATGGACGGCAACATGGGTATGATCCGTACTCCGTACCCGTTCAACACCTGCTGTCGCAGTAGGGTGCCGACCCACTGA
- the LOC113568823 gene encoding cytochrome P450 2J2-like isoform X2 codes for MVTYGKVWKEQRRFVLHTLRNFGLGKKSVEERVKEEAQYLVQELQQHEGNPFYPIHPIMNAVSNIICSIVFGDRFDYNNKRFAQLLELLNENIRLAGEPAAQIFNLFPFIKHFPGPHQKIHRNASALIEFVQESVVEHRNTLDPENLRDFIDAYLVEMNKHKSTDNATFHEENLIMTTLDLFFAGTDTTATTLRWGLIFMMDNPNVQERCHEEIVRVLGYDRAPSMDDRSRLPYTYATVHEIQRLGNIVPLGVVHETTQPTQLRGYNIAKGTMIMTNLTAVFTDKEYWKHPETFNPENFLDEEGQFCKQEHFIPFSLGPRVCLGESLARTELFLFFTSLIQHLQFSWPPGVPRPNMDGNMGMIRTPYPFNTCCRSRVPTH; via the exons ATGGTCACGTACGGGAAAGTGTGGAAAGAGCAGCGACGCTTTGTGCTGCACACGCTGCGCAATTTCGGTCTGGGGAAGAAGTCTGTGGAGGAGCGTGTGAAAGAGGAAGCACAATACCTCGTCCAAGAGCTCCAGCAGCACGAGG GGAACCCTTTTTACCCCATCCACCCCATTATGAACGCTGTTTCCAACATCATCTGCTCCATCGTATTTGGAGACCGTTTTGACTACAACAACAAGCGCTTTGCTCAGCTGCTGGAACTCCTGAATGAAAACATTCGACTTGCTGGTGAACCTGCAGCACAG ATCTTCAACCTGTTCCCCTTCATAAAACACTTCCCAGGGCCACACCAGAAGATCCACCGCAATGCCAGTGCCTTAATAGAGTTCGTCCAGGAGTCCGTGGTGGAGCACAGGAACACTCTGGATCCAGAAAATCTGCGGGACTTCATCGATGCCTACCTGGTGGAAATGAACAAG CACAAATCTACGGATAACGCCACGTTCCATGAGGAGAACTTGATTATGACCACATTAGACCTCTTCTTTGCTGGTACTGACACTACGGCGACCACTCTCCGCTGGGGTCTCATTTTCATGATGGACAACCCCAACGTCCAAG AGCGCTGTCATGAGGAGATCGTTCGTGTGCTGGGCTATGACCGTGCTCCCAGCATGGACGACCGTTCACGTCTCCCGTACACCTACGCCACCGTCCATGAGATCCAGCGCCTTGGCAACATTGTGCCCCTCGGCGTGGTGCACGAGACAACGCAGCCCACCCAGCTACGGGGATACAACATTGCCAAG ggaacaaTGATCATGACTAACCTCACTGCAGTCTTCACTGACAAAGAGTACTGGAAGCACCCAGAAACATTCAACCCAGAGAACTTTCTGGATGAGGAAGGGCAGTTCTGCAAACAAGAACACTTCATCCCATTTTCTCTGG GTCCGAGGGTGTGTCTCGGTGAATCTCTGGCGAGGACAgagctcttcctcttcttcacctCTCTGATTCAGCACCTGCAGTTCTCCTGGCCCCCAGGAGTTCCACGTCCCAACATGGACGGCAACATGGGTATGATCCGTACTCCGTACCCGTTCAACACCTGCTGTCGCAGTAGGGTGCCGACCCACTGA